The DNA sequence TTTGGGCATGGAACCTCTGAGTCGGTTGACCGGGTCAGTTTGCTTAATATTCATAATTCTACTCCTTATTTTTATCAGTTTGTCTTTAGTCCCGAAAATGTTCTCAGGGTCCGGGCCCCTTCCTGTGCACAGAAACTGAGAGACGGAAATCCTCCGTATACATCAGGTCTGAATTTTTATCTTTCCAAAAAAACGCTTTACAAATTCATATGTAATCGATTACATTTTCACATATGCCTGCAGAAAAGGCAAGTTTTTTTTCAATATTTTTCAGTGCTGAACCAAGTATAGGATGGATGGGAAAGGGGATTGTGTTTACAATATCTCCCCTGATCCTGATGTCGATGAATAAGGGAGCAGAATCAAATTCATGTCAGAGAAACAATCCCCTGTAACAGTTAAGGATGTAGCCGAAAAAGCCGGTGTTTCCACAGCCACGGTTTCCCGGGTTCTCAATGGAGATCTAAAGGTTCGCCCGGATACGGCAGAAAAGGTTCAGAAGGCCGTCTCCCTCCTGGGTTACCGCATGAATCAGGTCGCCCGCAGTCTCAAAACCAGACGCACCCATACCATAGGCATCATAGCTCCTGAGTTTAGAAATGATTTTTTCATGAGCATTGTCACCGGGATAGAAGACACCCTGAAACAGATAGATTTTTCGGTAATTCTGTGCAGCTCACGGGAAAACCTGAAAGAGGAAGAAAACAGGCTCAGGCTTCTTAAAGAAAAAAATGTAGACGGGGTCATTATAATTCCAGGCAGCAACAGAGGAGAACACTTCCAGATAATGGAAGAGACTCCCATTGTCCTGGTTGACCGTCTTGTGGAGGGGTTTGAATCGGATGCAGTGTTATCCGACAACTTCCAGGGGAGCTATGAAGCCGTTAAATATTCCCTGAAAAGAGGAGCCCGGCGCATTGGATTCATCGGAGGAGACAGAACACTGACTTCTGCGAAGGAACGATTTGATGGCTACCTGAAAGCTCTGGAAGATTTCCAGAGGGAGGCGGAATCAGAAATTATTCTCTTCGGAGATTACCATGAAGACAGTGGTTATCATCTTATGAAAACACTGATGGAACTGGAGTCTCCTCCTGACCATGTCTTTATTTCCAACTATTTCATGCACCTGGGGGCGGCCCGCTACCTGCTGCAATCTGAACATAAAGGTCTCCATATACTCTCTTTTGACGACCTTCCTCTGGCATCTTTTTTCCCCTATACCAGTATTATTGTGGCACAGCCCATGGAAGAAATCGGCAGGCAGGCAGCAGAACTTCTGATACAGAGGATAAACGGTTCCAAAGCGAAGAAGATGGTACTCAGGCTCCCCACAACAATGAGGATACTGGAATAGTCAGCCCGTCTGAAAGCTGCCTTTCCCGCTGCTTTTCACCTTGTACATGGCATCATCAGCCCGTTTCATAAGAACCTCCAGGTCAGGTGAAGACCCCGGTAAAGCCACGGCAATACCAACACTGGCGCCGATATGGATTTCTCCTTGAGGTATCGAAAATGGTTTTCCCAGGGAATCAATAATCTTCAATGCAATTATTTTACAGTCCTCTTCCCCTTTAACCCGATGAAGAAGAATAACAAATTCATCCCCCCCGACCCTGGCTACTGTATCGCTTTCCCTGACACATTCCTGTAGTTTTTGAGCCACAATTTTTAAAAGGATATCTCCCCCTTCGTGACCCAGGGTGTCATTAACGTTTTTAAAACCATCCAGATCTATATACAATAGAGCAAATTTCTGGTTATACCGGTTAGATTCCTTCAGAAGCTGGGACGCGGTGTTACTTAATAAAAGTCTGTTTGGTAAATCTGTCAGAGGATCATACAGGGCGGAGTGTTCCAGGACTTCCCGGTAATTGTCCCTCTGAGCAATATTGTTAACGGCGAGCCAGACAGGAATACTCAAAACAACAGAAATAAGGAATAGATAGAGAAAGAGGGTCTGTAAAAAGGATTTCCAGTCGGTCTGCATTTCCTCTAAACTGATTTGGTTTATAAGATACCATGTGTGCCTGGCAGAATTTCCAGATGCTATTTCCAGAGGATGAATTTCGAGAACACTATAAAGATC is a window from the Oceanispirochaeta sp. genome containing:
- a CDS encoding LacI family DNA-binding transcriptional regulator — its product is MSEKQSPVTVKDVAEKAGVSTATVSRVLNGDLKVRPDTAEKVQKAVSLLGYRMNQVARSLKTRRTHTIGIIAPEFRNDFFMSIVTGIEDTLKQIDFSVILCSSRENLKEEENRLRLLKEKNVDGVIIIPGSNRGEHFQIMEETPIVLVDRLVEGFESDAVLSDNFQGSYEAVKYSLKRGARRIGFIGGDRTLTSAKERFDGYLKALEDFQREAESEIILFGDYHEDSGYHLMKTLMELESPPDHVFISNYFMHLGAARYLLQSEHKGLHILSFDDLPLASFFPYTSIIVAQPMEEIGRQAAELLIQRINGSKAKKMVLRLPTTMRILE